The Polynucleobacter sp. TSB-Sco08W16 genome includes a region encoding these proteins:
- a CDS encoding bifunctional riboflavin kinase/FAD synthetase yields MNVFRGPTQFSAGPACALSIGNFDGVHRGHRALLKQLVDGAKERGLVSCVMTFEPHPKEFFSPEQAPPRILNLRDKLAALSELGIDRAVVEHFNTAFARLSPDEFVSEIIVKRLNAKWILIGDDFCYGAKRAGNFASLKAAGEKYGFEVSSIQTILEDGERISSSALRTALANGDMTHAEKLLGRPYAISGHVIHGQKLGRTLGFPTLNLAVANHLHHRKPATTGIFTAQVLGLSDKPLPAVASLGVRPTVEDEGRVLLETHIFDYQQDVYGKIITVELLEKIRDEAKYDGLDALTNAIASDAKHARNYFQKKAYV; encoded by the coding sequence GTGAACGTATTCCGTGGCCCGACCCAGTTTTCTGCAGGACCAGCTTGTGCCCTAAGCATCGGTAATTTCGATGGTGTGCACAGGGGTCATCGCGCCCTACTCAAACAGCTCGTGGATGGCGCCAAAGAAAGGGGTCTGGTGAGCTGTGTCATGACCTTCGAACCACACCCCAAAGAATTTTTCTCTCCCGAGCAAGCACCCCCTCGCATTCTGAATCTGCGCGACAAATTAGCGGCGCTATCTGAACTGGGAATCGATCGTGCAGTAGTCGAACATTTCAATACTGCTTTTGCGCGCCTCTCTCCCGACGAGTTTGTTTCTGAAATTATTGTTAAGCGTCTAAATGCTAAATGGATCTTGATTGGCGATGATTTTTGCTATGGCGCAAAACGTGCTGGTAATTTTGCAAGCCTTAAAGCGGCCGGTGAAAAATACGGCTTTGAGGTATCTAGCATTCAAACTATCTTGGAAGATGGTGAGCGCATCTCGAGCTCAGCATTACGAACTGCACTTGCTAATGGTGATATGACGCATGCAGAAAAATTATTGGGGCGTCCTTATGCCATTTCTGGTCACGTTATTCATGGACAGAAACTCGGCCGCACACTTGGCTTTCCGACTTTGAATTTAGCAGTTGCCAATCACTTGCATCACCGCAAACCAGCGACTACTGGCATCTTTACTGCGCAGGTTTTGGGTTTAAGTGATAAGCCCCTGCCAGCCGTAGCCAGCCTAGGCGTAAGGCCTACAGTAGAAGACGAAGGTCGGGTACTACTTGAAACCCATATCTTTGACTATCAACAAGATGTTTACGGAAAAATTATTACCGTTGAACTCTTAGAAAAAATTCGTGACGAGGCCAAGTATGACGGTCTCGATGCCCTAACAAATGCGATTGCATCCGATGCAAAGCATGCCAGAAATTATTTCCAGAAAAAAGCGTATGTCTGA